From Ailuropoda melanoleuca isolate Jingjing chromosome 8, ASM200744v2, whole genome shotgun sequence, a single genomic window includes:
- the S100A14 gene encoding protein S100-A14 isoform X1: MGQCRSANAEDAQEFSDVERAIETLIKNFHQYSVEGGKETLTPAELQDLVTQQLPHLMPVLSGPRPRQHPDFPGKASETPPTLPRLQALASPSPSPCQCQSNCGLEEKIANLGSCNDSKLEFGSFWELIGEAARSVKLESPVRAS; encoded by the exons ATGGGACAGTGTCGGTCAGCCAATGCTGAG GATGCTCAGGAATTCAGCGACGTGGAGAGGGCCATCGAGACCCTCATCAAGAACTTCCACCAGTACTCtgtggagggtgggaaggagacgCTGACCCCCGCCGAACTGCAGGACCTGGTCACCCAGCAGCTGCCCCACCTCATGCCGGTACTGAGTGGGCCCCGCCCCAGGCAGCACCCTGACTTCCCTGGCAAGGCCTCCGAGACCCCACCCACACTGCCACGGCTCCAGGCACTAGCAAGCCCTAGCCCTTCCCCTTGCCAGTGCCAG AGCAACTGTGGGCTGGAAGAGAAAATCGCCAACTTGGGCAGCTGTAACGACTCCAAGCTGGAATTTGGGAGTTTCTGGGAGCTGATTGGAGAAGCAGCCAGGAGTGTGAAGTTGGAGAGCCCTGTCCGGGCCAGTTGA
- the S100A14 gene encoding protein S100-A14 isoform X2, translating to MGQCRSANAEDAQEFSDVERAIETLIKNFHQYSVEGGKETLTPAELQDLVTQQLPHLMPSNCGLEEKIANLGSCNDSKLEFGSFWELIGEAARSVKLESPVRAS from the exons ATGGGACAGTGTCGGTCAGCCAATGCTGAG GATGCTCAGGAATTCAGCGACGTGGAGAGGGCCATCGAGACCCTCATCAAGAACTTCCACCAGTACTCtgtggagggtgggaaggagacgCTGACCCCCGCCGAACTGCAGGACCTGGTCACCCAGCAGCTGCCCCACCTCATGCCG AGCAACTGTGGGCTGGAAGAGAAAATCGCCAACTTGGGCAGCTGTAACGACTCCAAGCTGGAATTTGGGAGTTTCTGGGAGCTGATTGGAGAAGCAGCCAGGAGTGTGAAGTTGGAGAGCCCTGTCCGGGCCAGTTGA